Proteins encoded within one genomic window of Rhizobium bangladeshense:
- a CDS encoding response regulator transcription factor produces MRILLIEDEPRMAAALRVALTRHDMVIDHVSTLCDAELVIGDGAYDALLLDRQLPDGDGLDLVPKIRRRGLTLPIIVITAKGEVPDRITGLETGADDYLAKPFVFDELLARLRAVMRRSETLRPTLISIGRLSFDPTYCDVSVSGRRLNIPRREALVLECLVRRAGRMVPRPTLMEAVFGFDDEIQSNALDSHISRLRRKLAASEAGVVINVIRGVGYLLREAS; encoded by the coding sequence ATGCGCATATTGCTGATTGAGGATGAACCTCGCATGGCCGCGGCGCTGAGGGTCGCGCTGACGAGACACGACATGGTGATCGACCACGTCTCGACGCTCTGCGACGCCGAGCTGGTGATCGGCGACGGTGCTTATGACGCCCTTCTCCTGGATCGGCAACTGCCCGATGGCGACGGCCTTGATCTCGTTCCGAAGATCCGCAGAAGGGGGCTGACCCTGCCGATCATCGTCATCACTGCAAAGGGAGAAGTCCCTGACAGGATCACCGGGCTTGAAACCGGCGCAGACGACTATCTCGCCAAGCCTTTCGTCTTCGACGAACTCCTGGCGCGGCTGCGCGCCGTCATGCGCCGATCGGAGACCCTGCGTCCGACACTGATTTCAATCGGCCGGCTCTCCTTCGATCCGACCTATTGCGACGTCAGCGTTTCCGGCAGGCGGCTGAATATTCCGCGCCGGGAGGCACTGGTGCTCGAATGCCTCGTGCGCCGGGCCGGTCGCATGGTCCCGCGGCCAACCTTAATGGAAGCAGTTTTCGGCTTCGACGATGAAATCCAATCCAACGCGCTCGATTCCCACATATCCCGATTGCGGCGCAAACTGGCCGCGTCGGAGGCCGGCGTGGTCATCAACGTCATCAGGGGCGTAGGTTATCTGCTGCGGGAAGCGTCATGA
- a CDS encoding class I SAM-dependent methyltransferase — translation MSRFDRRRFLLAWLRAPLRIASITPSGDRLAGLMTKEISPATGPVLELGPGTGVFTGALLKRGIAESDLTLVEYEADFAALLQGRFPSAKVLQLDVREMWRGALSGRFFGSVVSGLPLLSMRPDDVYALLEGCFSNLRPYGAFYQFTYGPKCPVPAEILDSLGLVATRIGRTLRNMPPAAVYRISRRYQPLLQIEQRRA, via the coding sequence ATGTCACGTTTCGATAGACGACGCTTTCTTCTCGCCTGGCTTCGCGCACCTCTGCGCATCGCCTCGATCACGCCGTCAGGTGACCGTCTTGCTGGCCTGATGACCAAGGAAATTTCTCCCGCCACCGGGCCGGTTCTCGAACTCGGCCCGGGCACCGGCGTCTTCACCGGAGCGCTTCTCAAGCGAGGAATCGCCGAAAGCGATCTGACGCTTGTCGAATACGAGGCGGATTTCGCCGCCTTGCTTCAAGGCCGCTTTCCCAGCGCCAAAGTCCTGCAGCTCGATGTCCGGGAGATGTGGAGGGGAGCGCTGTCGGGACGCTTTTTCGGTAGCGTTGTCAGCGGGCTTCCGCTTCTCTCTATGAGGCCGGACGACGTCTATGCGCTACTCGAAGGCTGTTTTTCCAACCTCAGGCCGTACGGTGCCTTTTACCAGTTCACCTATGGGCCTAAGTGCCCGGTGCCGGCCGAAATCCTCGACTCCCTCGGTCTCGTCGCCACGCGAATCGGTCGGACGTTGCGCAACATGCCGCCCGCCGCAGTCTATCGCATCAGCCGACGATACCAGCCCCTGCTCCAGATCGAGCAGCGCCGCGCATGA
- a CDS encoding flavin monoamine oxidase family protein produces MHADTNKNADQDVVIIGAGAAGIAAGRRLQAIRPDLSILLLEAGDRLGGRAWTVGLPGGGDVGLDLGCGWLHGARTNAWTEIASEVGLTVDRSPAPWNGGRQLQRDAEDVHDAQEAIGAYFERLESHEGKDTDLAAKLEPGNRWNGQIRAIGTYITGAELERSSIVDFNRYDPGPGPDWRVREGYGALLSLFGRPVPARLGIEVRRIDHRHAGYIGIATDRGVLRARAVLLTVSTNVLAAGSIAFDPPLPDKIEAAARLPLGLADKLFLSLADPEVLPADTHMLGSASRGATGTYQLRPFGASVVEAYFAGDLAHDLERAGAEAALSFAADELAAQFGTDIRKQLSVVAMSAWAATPQIGGSYSYAEPGASDRRGVLAEPHDERIFFAGEACSRSRYSTAHGAYESGVVAADRIARSLSRDR; encoded by the coding sequence ATGCACGCTGACACTAACAAGAATGCCGACCAGGACGTCGTCATCATCGGCGCCGGGGCCGCAGGCATTGCCGCCGGCCGCCGTCTGCAGGCAATCCGTCCCGATCTCTCCATCCTCCTGCTCGAAGCCGGAGATCGACTCGGCGGCAGAGCCTGGACAGTCGGGTTACCGGGCGGCGGTGATGTCGGGCTCGACCTTGGTTGCGGCTGGCTGCATGGCGCACGGACCAATGCCTGGACTGAAATAGCCAGCGAAGTCGGTTTGACGGTCGACCGCAGCCCGGCCCCCTGGAATGGCGGCCGGCAGCTTCAGAGGGATGCCGAGGATGTTCATGACGCTCAGGAAGCGATCGGCGCTTACTTCGAACGCCTCGAAAGCCATGAAGGCAAAGATACCGACTTGGCTGCAAAGCTCGAGCCCGGCAATCGCTGGAACGGCCAGATCCGGGCGATCGGCACTTACATCACCGGCGCAGAACTGGAGCGGTCTTCGATCGTCGACTTCAACAGATATGACCCCGGCCCCGGCCCGGACTGGCGGGTGCGTGAAGGCTATGGAGCCCTACTATCCCTCTTTGGCAGGCCGGTTCCGGCAAGGCTTGGCATTGAAGTCAGACGCATCGACCACCGTCATGCCGGCTATATCGGCATCGCGACCGACCGAGGCGTGCTCCGGGCGCGCGCCGTCCTTTTGACCGTTTCGACCAACGTACTGGCCGCCGGCAGTATCGCCTTTGATCCTCCCCTGCCTGACAAGATCGAGGCAGCAGCTCGTTTGCCGCTGGGGCTTGCCGATAAGCTCTTCCTCAGCCTCGCCGATCCGGAGGTGCTGCCGGCCGATACGCATATGCTCGGCTCCGCCAGTCGCGGTGCGACCGGCACCTATCAGCTGCGGCCGTTCGGCGCTTCTGTCGTCGAGGCCTATTTTGCCGGCGATCTCGCGCATGATCTGGAGCGGGCGGGGGCGGAGGCTGCCCTTTCCTTCGCTGCGGATGAGCTGGCGGCACAATTTGGCACAGATATCCGCAAGCAGTTGTCGGTGGTGGCGATGTCGGCTTGGGCCGCGACGCCTCAGATCGGCGGTTCCTATTCCTATGCGGAACCGGGTGCCTCAGATCGGCGCGGCGTCCTCGCCGAACCGCATGATGAGCGGATTTTCTTTGCCGGCGAAGCCTGTTCGCGTTCACGTTATTCGACGGCGCATGGCGCCTACGAGAGCGGCGTCGTCGCAGCCGATCGGATCGCCCGCTCGCTGTCGAGAGATCGATAA